The Vibrio navarrensis genome has a segment encoding these proteins:
- a CDS encoding TIGR03899 family protein, with translation MADSQTPVVIDQEADPKAHSSQEKKSGYIRDSASRITTIAQTYGLDALLQKDPPQKTTIERALLREEKRQEQRQRNLEQILKLAHLSCKDETAGDPDQDWLYRFFDMAQEIHNSAMQKLWAQVLKREVTNPGSTSMKALKVLHDMTPKEAHILQRASSLACSFGADNSRKLLIGYRFQGGIFSFGKRDTTTNINMGSFQLSFSSLLVLIELGLLHGTELESGEIEIETPLILSYQGRNLQLNVLSKGVRLLYYRFTPTGNELCKLLGNKPNSQYYDQMLAMLNQKFTVQSDVQSGIHHTV, from the coding sequence ATGGCGGATAGCCAAACGCCGGTCGTGATTGACCAAGAAGCCGATCCCAAGGCGCACAGCAGCCAAGAGAAGAAAAGTGGTTACATTCGTGACAGCGCCAGCCGCATCACGACGATCGCGCAAACCTATGGCTTAGACGCGCTGTTGCAAAAAGATCCGCCGCAGAAAACCACCATCGAACGAGCTTTGCTACGTGAAGAGAAGCGCCAAGAGCAGCGCCAACGTAACCTCGAACAGATCTTGAAACTGGCCCATCTCTCTTGCAAAGATGAAACCGCAGGCGATCCGGATCAAGATTGGCTGTACCGTTTTTTCGATATGGCGCAAGAGATCCACAACTCAGCGATGCAGAAACTGTGGGCGCAAGTGCTGAAACGCGAGGTGACCAACCCCGGTTCTACCTCAATGAAAGCGCTAAAAGTACTGCATGACATGACGCCGAAAGAAGCACACATCCTGCAACGTGCCTCGTCACTGGCTTGCAGTTTTGGCGCAGATAACAGCCGTAAACTATTGATTGGCTATCGCTTTCAAGGCGGCATTTTCAGTTTTGGCAAACGCGACACCACCACTAACATCAACATGGGCAGCTTCCAGTTGTCGTTTTCTAGCTTGTTGGTGCTGATTGAGTTGGGCCTGCTGCATGGCACTGAGTTGGAATCGGGCGAAATCGAAATCGAAACGCCACTGATTTTAAGTTATCAAGGGCGGAACTTGCAGTTGAATGTGCTGAGTAAAGGCGTGCGCCTGCTCTATTACCGTTTTACGCCAACCGGCAATGAGCTGTGTAAACTGCTCGGCAATAAACCCAACAGCCAGTATTACGATCAGATGCTGGCGATGCTTAATCAAAAATTTACCGTACAGAGTGATGTGCAAAGCGGCATTCACCATACGGTATGA
- the cysC gene encoding adenylyl-sulfate kinase — MSSVSANNDENIVWHQHMIDKSYRAGLKQQKPAVLWFTGLSGAGKSTIAGALETRLAEQGYHTYLLDGDNVRHGLCSDLGFSQQDRRENIRRIGELAKLMADAGLIVLTAFISPHRAERQLVRDLLPDGEFIEVFVNTALQVCEQRDPKGLYKKARAGEIANFTGIDSDYEAPLNAEIDLPAGEKPIEALVDQCIETLVARGIIRSS; from the coding sequence ATGAGCAGCGTGAGCGCGAACAACGATGAAAATATTGTCTGGCATCAGCATATGATTGATAAATCGTATCGTGCCGGGCTCAAACAGCAAAAGCCAGCCGTGCTTTGGTTTACTGGCTTGTCGGGTGCGGGCAAATCGACCATTGCGGGGGCGCTGGAAACACGCTTGGCAGAGCAGGGCTATCACACCTACTTACTGGATGGTGATAATGTGCGACACGGCTTGTGTAGCGATCTTGGCTTTTCTCAGCAGGATCGCCGCGAAAACATTCGCCGCATTGGTGAGTTAGCCAAGTTGATGGCCGATGCCGGTCTGATTGTCCTTACGGCATTCATCTCACCGCATCGCGCCGAGCGCCAGTTAGTGCGGGATCTGTTACCCGACGGCGAGTTTATTGAAGTGTTCGTCAACACCGCATTACAAGTGTGTGAGCAGCGTGATCCGAAAGGCTTATATAAGAAAGCTCGCGCTGGGGAGATTGCCAACTTTACTGGCATTGATTCTGATTATGAAGCGCCACTCAATGCAGAGATCGATCTGCCTGCTGGAGAAAAGCCCATTGAGGCGCTGGTGGATCAATGCATTGAAACGCTGGTGGCTCGCGGGATCATTCGCTCATCCTAA
- a CDS encoding SLC13 family permease: MWEQGMVLAMLLGIITCLLVTKIKPSYIFAAAAFVAFMAGMSDLTTMAANFTNSSLLTLVLLILASTALEKTRLISWVSRNISEGRLATVIAKLGLSTALLSSFTNNTAVVVSLIGAVKRNQQHAPSKLLIPLSYAAIFGGTLTLIGTSTNLIINSFVEDAGLPSMSFFAPTLIGLAVMLGGVLILIPLSYLLPDYDEQGQDDLPYFLEARVEPGSPLVGRSVTENNLRALRKLFLAEVIRNGETVSSVGPDFVLQAKDRLLFCGDVDSVSTLQEIPGLTLFGQQHLNGQNFVEVVVSSSASFCNKTLKSSHFRDRFDAVVVAIRRGHERLEGGLGNISLAAGDTLVLVPGKRFEAERQAHRKEFVLVNDLDSSARLDSHKSTFVLLGFVVVIAAALLNLVPIIKGLAIYLLALLLCGIVQLSELRRRFPLDIVVIVGSALSIAQLMISSGFSARMGGMFIEAFNGWGVFGALVATYMMTLILTELVTNNAAAALAFPIGYSMALGYGVDPMPFIMAVLFGASASFISPYGYQTNLLVYSVGNYRLSDYLKIGVPVSLVYSTLVLTFIPIFFPF, translated from the coding sequence ATGTGGGAGCAAGGAATGGTTTTGGCGATGTTGCTAGGCATCATCACATGTTTGCTCGTCACGAAAATTAAGCCGAGCTATATTTTCGCTGCTGCCGCATTTGTGGCTTTTATGGCGGGAATGAGCGACTTAACCACCATGGCGGCGAATTTTACTAACTCCTCACTGCTGACTTTAGTGCTGTTGATCTTGGCATCCACGGCACTGGAAAAAACGCGTTTAATCAGTTGGGTGAGCCGCAATATTTCCGAAGGGCGTTTAGCGACTGTGATTGCTAAATTGGGCTTGTCGACCGCGCTGCTCTCCTCGTTTACCAATAACACCGCAGTGGTGGTGTCGTTGATTGGCGCAGTCAAACGTAACCAGCAGCACGCGCCGTCGAAGTTGTTGATCCCACTCTCTTATGCCGCCATTTTTGGTGGCACGCTCACCTTGATTGGTACCTCGACCAACCTGATCATCAACAGTTTCGTTGAAGACGCGGGTTTGCCGAGCATGTCTTTCTTTGCGCCGACCTTGATTGGTTTGGCAGTAATGCTGGGTGGGGTGCTGATCTTGATCCCGCTGAGTTATCTGCTGCCAGACTACGACGAGCAGGGGCAAGATGATCTGCCGTACTTTTTAGAAGCGCGCGTTGAACCCGGTTCACCGTTAGTTGGACGTAGCGTAACCGAGAACAATCTACGCGCCTTGCGTAAGCTGTTTCTAGCCGAAGTGATCCGCAATGGCGAAACAGTTTCTTCGGTTGGTCCGGATTTTGTCTTGCAAGCCAAAGATCGACTGCTGTTTTGTGGTGACGTGGACAGCGTTTCGACATTGCAAGAGATCCCCGGGCTGACACTGTTTGGTCAGCAGCATCTTAACGGACAGAACTTCGTTGAAGTGGTGGTGAGCTCTTCGGCCAGCTTTTGTAATAAGACTTTGAAATCGAGCCATTTTCGTGATCGTTTTGATGCGGTGGTGGTGGCGATTCGTCGTGGGCATGAACGGCTGGAAGGCGGTCTGGGCAACATTAGCTTGGCCGCGGGCGACACTTTGGTTTTGGTACCGGGCAAGCGCTTTGAAGCTGAGCGCCAAGCGCATCGCAAAGAGTTTGTGTTGGTCAACGATCTCGATTCCAGCGCTCGCCTCGACAGTCACAAATCGACGTTCGTGTTACTGGGTTTTGTCGTGGTGATTGCGGCGGCACTGCTTAATCTTGTGCCTATCATTAAAGGGCTCGCCATCTATTTATTGGCATTGCTGCTGTGCGGTATTGTACAGCTCAGTGAGCTCAGACGCCGCTTCCCACTGGATATTGTGGTGATAGTCGGCTCTGCCTTGTCGATCGCGCAATTGATGATCTCATCGGGTTTTTCGGCGCGCATGGGCGGTATGTTTATCGAAGCATTTAATGGTTGGGGCGTGTTTGGCGCACTCGTAGCCACCTACATGATGACGCTGATCCTCACTGAGTTGGTGACCAATAACGCGGCGGCAGCACTGGCGTTTCCGATCGGCTACAGTATGGCGCTAGGGTATGGCGTGGATCCAATGCCGTTTATTATGGCGGTGCTGTTTGGCGCGAGCGCCAGTTTTATCTCCCCTTACGGGTATCAAACCAACTTATTGGTTTACAGTGTGGGCAACTATCGCTTGTCGGATTATCTGAAAATTGGCGTGCCAGTGTCATTGGTGTACTCCACCTTGGTCCTTACTTTTATTCCGATCTTTTTCCCATTTTAA
- the cysN gene encoding sulfate adenylyltransferase subunit CysN: MNSAVEAQLAELGIEGYLEQHQNKSLLRFLTCGSVDDGKSTLIGRLLHDSKQIYEDQLAAVHSDSQRVGTTGSRPDLALLVDGLQAEREQGITIDVAYRYFSTQKRKFIIADTPGHEQYTRNMATGASTCDLAVILIDARKGVLDQTRRHSFISNLLGLKHFVVAVNKMDLVDFSEQRFEEIKAQYLAFSQNLRGETNIQIIPISALEGDNVVDPSQHMSWYQGPSLLEILESVDVEKAKEAGEFRFPVQYVSRPNLNFRGFAGTISSGTVNVGDRIKALPSGKTSSVARIVTFDGDLQQAQAGLAVTLTLADEIDISRGDLLVLEEAQVQSTNHLLADVVWMTEQPLQPGRDYDIKIAGKKTIGRVESIRHQYDINHLSSHGAAELPLNGIGLCEWTLNEAVALDHYQECADTGGFIIIDRLTNVTVGAGMVSESLAAVAQASGDFSAFEVELNALIRKHFPHWDAKDLSALIKK, from the coding sequence ATGAACAGTGCAGTTGAAGCGCAATTGGCTGAGTTGGGTATTGAAGGTTACCTAGAGCAGCATCAAAACAAATCATTACTGAGATTCCTGACCTGCGGTTCGGTAGACGACGGCAAGAGCACCTTGATTGGTCGTTTGCTGCATGATTCGAAGCAGATCTACGAAGATCAACTGGCGGCGGTCCACTCAGACAGCCAACGTGTTGGCACCACAGGCTCGCGTCCGGATCTGGCGCTGCTGGTGGATGGTCTGCAAGCCGAGCGTGAGCAAGGAATCACCATTGATGTGGCCTATCGTTACTTCTCGACGCAAAAGCGTAAATTCATCATCGCTGATACGCCGGGACATGAGCAGTATACGCGCAACATGGCAACGGGTGCGTCAACCTGTGATCTGGCGGTGATCCTAATCGATGCGCGTAAGGGCGTGTTGGATCAAACTCGTCGCCACTCGTTTATCTCCAACCTGCTTGGTTTGAAACATTTTGTTGTTGCAGTCAATAAAATGGATCTGGTCGATTTCTCTGAGCAACGTTTTGAAGAGATCAAAGCGCAGTATTTGGCCTTTTCGCAAAATCTGCGTGGTGAAACCAACATTCAGATCATTCCTATTTCGGCATTGGAAGGGGATAACGTGGTGGATCCAAGCCAACACATGAGTTGGTATCAGGGCCCGTCACTGCTGGAAATTCTGGAAAGTGTCGACGTAGAAAAAGCTAAAGAGGCGGGCGAATTCCGCTTCCCGGTGCAGTATGTCAGCCGTCCAAACCTCAACTTCCGTGGTTTTGCTGGCACTATTTCATCTGGTACGGTGAACGTGGGTGATCGCATTAAAGCGTTGCCATCGGGGAAAACCTCTAGCGTGGCGCGCATTGTGACCTTCGATGGTGATTTGCAGCAGGCGCAAGCGGGCCTAGCGGTGACGCTGACGCTGGCTGACGAAATTGATATCAGCCGTGGCGATCTGCTGGTGCTGGAAGAGGCACAAGTGCAATCGACCAACCATCTTCTTGCCGATGTGGTGTGGATGACGGAGCAGCCGTTACAACCTGGGCGCGATTACGACATCAAGATTGCGGGTAAAAAGACCATCGGCCGTGTGGAAAGCATTCGCCATCAGTACGATATCAACCATCTTTCGTCGCACGGAGCCGCAGAGCTGCCGCTCAACGGTATTGGTCTGTGTGAGTGGACGCTCAACGAAGCGGTGGCGTTGGATCACTACCAAGAGTGTGCTGATACCGGTGGCTTTATCATCATCGACCGTTTGACCAATGTCACCGTGGGGGCGGGCATGGTGAGCGAGAGCCTTGCCGCGGTCGCTCAGGCAAGTGGTGATTTCAGCGCATTTGAAGTTGAACTGAACGCTTTGATCCGTAAGCACTTCCCACATTGGGATGCTAAAGATCTCAGTGCGTTGATTAAAAAGTAG
- the cysD gene encoding sulfate adenylyltransferase subunit CysD, whose product MNQQRLTHLKQLEAESIHIIREVAAEFDNPVMMYSIGKDSSVMLHLARKAFYPGKIPFPLLHVDTDWKFREMIEFRDRTAEKYGFELLVHKNPEGLAMACSPFVHGSSKHTDIMKTQGLKQALNKYGFDAAFGGARRDEEKSRAKERVYSFRDKNHTWDPKNQRPELWKTYNGQINKGESIRVFPLSNWTELDIWQYIYLENIEIVPLYLADVRPVVERDGMLIMVDDDRMKLRDGEQIEHKSVRFRTLGCYPLTGAIESEANTLTGIIEEMLVATSSERQGRAIDHDQSGSMELKKRQGYF is encoded by the coding sequence ATGAATCAACAACGCTTGACTCATTTAAAGCAGCTCGAAGCTGAGAGCATTCACATCATCCGTGAAGTGGCTGCCGAGTTTGATAACCCAGTGATGATGTACTCGATAGGCAAAGACTCGTCGGTGATGCTGCATTTGGCGCGCAAAGCGTTTTATCCAGGAAAAATTCCCTTTCCACTACTGCACGTTGATACCGATTGGAAATTTCGCGAGATGATCGAGTTTCGTGATCGCACCGCGGAGAAATATGGCTTTGAGCTTTTGGTACATAAGAACCCAGAAGGTTTGGCGATGGCCTGTAGCCCATTTGTGCATGGCTCTTCTAAGCATACCGACATCATGAAAACCCAAGGGTTGAAGCAAGCGCTCAACAAATACGGTTTTGATGCGGCCTTTGGTGGTGCGCGCCGTGATGAAGAAAAATCGCGTGCCAAAGAGCGTGTCTACTCGTTTCGCGATAAGAACCACACTTGGGATCCGAAGAATCAGCGCCCGGAGCTGTGGAAAACCTATAACGGCCAGATCAACAAAGGCGAGAGCATTCGTGTCTTCCCACTTTCAAACTGGACCGAACTCGATATTTGGCAATACATCTATCTAGAAAACATTGAAATCGTGCCGCTTTACTTGGCCGATGTGCGTCCTGTGGTTGAGCGCGACGGCATGCTCATCATGGTGGACGACGACCGCATGAAATTGCGTGACGGTGAGCAGATTGAACACAAGAGCGTGCGTTTTCGCACCTTAGGTTGCTACCCATTGACAGGGGCGATTGAATCAGAGGCCAATACGTTGACCGGAATTATCGAAGAGATGCTGGTGGCCACTTCGAGTGAGCGTCAAGGTCGGGCGATCGATCACGATCAGTCTGGATCGATGGAACTGAAAAAGCGCCAAGGTTATTTCTAA
- the cobA gene encoding uroporphyrinogen-III C-methyltransferase encodes MTSKESGTVFPFKKPTLVADNRTVPSRFARSQLKAGEVALVGAGPGDPELLTLKALTYLQQADVVLYDYLVSDEIMALVPSDAILVCVGKRAGHHSVPQEKTNQLLVDFAQQGYKVVRIKGGDPFIFGRGGEELEVLADAGIRFQVVPGITAAAGATAYAGIPLTHRDYAQSALFITGHLKAESDQMDWSTLARGQQTLVIYMGLMKSSYIQEQLIAHGRASSTPIAIIERGTQQTQKVFKGQLADLATLATQAEAPALIVVGEVVQLSDKLDWFLRDEQANLSTLAQSV; translated from the coding sequence ATGACCAGCAAGGAATCAGGAACGGTCTTTCCCTTTAAAAAGCCAACACTCGTTGCCGACAATCGCACAGTGCCGAGCCGCTTTGCGCGCAGTCAACTCAAGGCCGGGGAAGTGGCTCTGGTGGGGGCTGGGCCGGGCGATCCTGAACTGCTCACGCTCAAAGCCTTAACCTATTTACAACAAGCCGATGTGGTGCTGTACGACTACTTGGTCTCCGATGAAATCATGGCTTTGGTGCCGAGTGATGCTATCTTGGTCTGCGTGGGTAAACGCGCCGGGCATCACAGTGTGCCACAGGAAAAAACCAACCAGCTGTTGGTTGATTTTGCCCAGCAAGGCTACAAGGTGGTGCGGATTAAAGGCGGTGATCCGTTTATTTTTGGCCGTGGTGGTGAAGAGTTGGAAGTGTTGGCCGATGCCGGGATTCGCTTTCAAGTGGTGCCGGGCATCACGGCGGCAGCGGGCGCAACCGCGTATGCGGGCATTCCTCTGACTCATCGTGACTACGCCCAGTCGGCGCTGTTTATTACCGGTCACCTTAAGGCAGAAAGCGATCAGATGGATTGGTCGACACTCGCGCGAGGTCAGCAGACTCTGGTGATCTACATGGGGCTGATGAAGTCGAGTTATATCCAAGAGCAGCTCATCGCGCATGGCCGCGCCTCAAGTACGCCGATCGCCATCATTGAACGCGGCACACAGCAGACGCAAAAAGTATTTAAAGGGCAACTGGCTGATTTAGCCACTTTAGCCACGCAGGCTGAAGCCCCTGCACTGATTGTCGTAGGGGAAGTTGTTCAGCTATCCGACAAGTTAGATTGGTTTCTTCGTGACGAACAGGCAAATCTGAGCACATTGGCTCAGTCTGTTTAA
- the cpdB gene encoding 2',3'-cyclic-nucleotide 2'-phosphodiesterase produces the protein MKVAVNPLSLAVLTSLLAIAGPAMAKTIQLRIIETTDIHTNVMDYDYYKDKPSQQIGLTRAATLVKQAQAEVTNSVLVDNGDLIQGSPMGDYMAAKGIKAGEVHPVYKAMNQLHYDVGNIGNHEFNYGLEFLAETINDANFPYINANVFEQKTGKHYFKPYLIKEYSFKDVNGAEHTIKVGYIGFVPPQIMVWDKKNLEGKVFAKDIRETAEALVPQMKKEGADVIVAIPHSGVSSDPYKIGAENSVYYLSQVEGIDAIAFGHSHAVFPGKGFDHIQGVDNQKGTINGVAAVMPGRWGSHVGIIDLELQQKEGKWSVVKGQTQARPIFDKASQKPLVDADSAIVDALAADHKGTRDFVNQPIGKANDVMYSFLALVQDDPTVQIVNLAQKDYVERFIQGDPDLAGLPVLSAAAPFKAGGRKNDPANFTEVESGQLTFRNAADLYLYPNTLVAMKVSGQQVKEWLECSAGQFKQIDVNSSAPQSLIDWDGFRTYNFDVIDGVNYQIDVTQPAKYDGDCKLIHPEAQRILDLTYQGKPIDVKQTFIIATNNYRAYSNKFPGTGAEFVAFDSPDENRSVLASYISRVSQEKGQVTPSADNNWTFAPIQSEKALDIRFETSPSDKAAQFIKAKGIYPMEQVATDEVGFAVYRLSLQK, from the coding sequence ATGAAAGTGGCAGTGAACCCTCTCTCTCTGGCCGTTTTAACCAGCCTGCTCGCTATCGCGGGCCCAGCAATGGCCAAAACCATTCAATTGCGAATCATCGAAACCACCGATATTCACACCAATGTGATGGACTACGACTACTACAAAGATAAACCTTCACAGCAAATTGGCCTAACCCGTGCCGCCACTTTGGTGAAGCAAGCGCAAGCCGAAGTGACTAATAGTGTATTGGTGGATAACGGTGATTTGATCCAAGGTAGCCCGATGGGTGACTACATGGCAGCCAAGGGCATCAAAGCGGGTGAAGTTCATCCGGTGTATAAGGCGATGAACCAATTGCACTACGATGTCGGCAATATCGGTAACCATGAGTTTAACTACGGTTTGGAATTTCTCGCCGAAACCATTAACGACGCCAACTTTCCCTACATCAACGCCAACGTGTTTGAGCAAAAGACCGGCAAGCACTACTTCAAGCCTTACCTCATTAAAGAGTACAGCTTTAAAGATGTGAATGGCGCAGAACATACGATCAAAGTCGGTTACATCGGCTTTGTGCCACCGCAGATCATGGTGTGGGACAAGAAGAACCTCGAAGGCAAAGTGTTTGCCAAAGATATCCGTGAGACCGCCGAAGCCCTAGTTCCACAGATGAAAAAAGAGGGCGCGGATGTGATCGTTGCTATCCCTCATTCCGGCGTCTCTTCCGACCCTTACAAAATCGGCGCAGAGAACTCGGTCTACTACCTTTCACAAGTCGAAGGCATTGATGCGATTGCCTTTGGCCACTCGCACGCGGTTTTCCCAGGCAAGGGGTTTGACCATATTCAAGGCGTCGACAACCAAAAGGGCACCATTAATGGGGTGGCCGCGGTGATGCCGGGTCGCTGGGGCAGCCATGTCGGTATCATCGATTTAGAGCTACAACAAAAAGAGGGTAAATGGTCGGTGGTCAAAGGGCAAACGCAAGCACGGCCGATTTTTGACAAAGCGAGCCAAAAGCCCTTGGTTGACGCCGACAGCGCGATTGTCGATGCGCTTGCCGCCGATCACAAAGGCACGCGTGATTTTGTCAACCAGCCTATCGGTAAAGCCAATGATGTGATGTACAGCTTCCTTGCCCTCGTGCAGGACGATCCCACGGTACAAATCGTTAACTTGGCGCAAAAAGATTACGTCGAGCGCTTTATCCAAGGGGATCCTGACCTAGCCGGGTTGCCCGTTCTTTCTGCCGCTGCACCATTTAAAGCGGGCGGGCGTAAGAATGATCCCGCCAACTTTACCGAAGTGGAGTCCGGTCAACTGACTTTCCGTAACGCCGCCGATCTGTATCTCTACCCGAACACGCTGGTCGCAATGAAAGTCAGCGGGCAGCAAGTCAAAGAGTGGTTGGAGTGTAGCGCTGGCCAGTTCAAGCAGATCGATGTCAACAGCAGCGCGCCGCAATCTTTGATCGACTGGGATGGGTTTCGCACTTATAACTTCGATGTGATTGATGGCGTGAACTACCAAATCGACGTTACGCAGCCCGCTAAATATGACGGTGACTGTAAGCTAATTCATCCAGAAGCGCAGCGCATTCTTGATCTGACCTATCAAGGTAAGCCGATTGACGTGAAACAGACGTTTATCATCGCGACCAACAACTACCGCGCGTACAGCAACAAGTTCCCGGGTACTGGCGCGGAATTTGTGGCGTTTGATTCACCGGATGAAAACCGCAGTGTGCTGGCCAGCTACATCTCACGTGTGAGCCAAGAGAAAGGACAAGTGACCCCAAGCGCCGATAACAACTGGACGTTTGCCCCTATTCAGTCGGAAAAAGCGCTGGATATCCGCTTTGAAACTTCACCGAGCGACAAAGCGGCGCAGTTCATTAAAGCGAAAGGCATTTACCCAATGGAGCAAGTGGCGACCGATGAGGTCGGCTTTGCGGTGTATCGCTTGAGTTTGCAGAAATAA
- a CDS encoding Crp/Fnr family transcriptional regulator yields MVARFTQYLQQLNLSNEAIQDVLANAKELQLPTRHILIHQGEAPQHCYFLLDGLCHACYLTESGKEFSKEFYWEVDWMIGFESLIREQGSPFLLESLTPVHLLTFPIESLHAWRASAHPLYLHLLETQLIYKERKERFLLLHTPEEKYHLFKQLFPVLLERLSDRQIAAYLGITPVSLSRIKKRQLDEKL; encoded by the coding sequence ATGGTTGCTCGTTTCACTCAATATCTACAACAGCTCAACCTCTCAAACGAGGCCATTCAAGACGTGCTCGCCAACGCCAAAGAGTTGCAGTTACCGACTCGGCACATATTGATCCATCAAGGCGAAGCGCCGCAGCACTGCTATTTCCTGTTGGATGGACTTTGCCACGCCTGCTATCTGACAGAATCAGGCAAAGAGTTCAGCAAAGAGTTTTACTGGGAAGTCGATTGGATGATCGGCTTTGAAAGCCTGATCCGCGAGCAAGGCAGTCCATTTCTGCTGGAAAGTCTCACCCCAGTTCATCTGCTCACCTTTCCCATAGAAAGCTTGCACGCTTGGCGAGCCTCTGCCCATCCGCTTTATCTCCACTTGCTCGAAACCCAATTGATTTACAAAGAGCGCAAAGAACGTTTCCTGCTACTGCACACCCCAGAGGAAAAGTATCATCTGTTTAAGCAGTTGTTTCCCGTGTTACTCGAAAGGCTCAGTGACCGACAAATTGCCGCGTATCTGGGTATCACTCCGGTGAGCCTAAGCCGGATCAAAAAACGCCAACTAGATGAAAAGCTTTAA
- a CDS encoding GNAT family N-acetyltransferase, with protein sequence MIQWHLVPFSQLSTTQLYQLLKLRVDVFVVEQNCPYPELDGNDILHGVHHLLGYKNGELVACTRLLPAGTTYDSVSIGRVATKHNARGGGLGHQLMQQSIMYCQQLWPNEAIEIGAQEHLKPFYQQHGFVVTSEMYLEDGIPHVDMKRA encoded by the coding sequence ATGATCCAATGGCATCTTGTGCCTTTCTCACAGCTTTCAACCACTCAACTGTATCAACTACTCAAACTGAGAGTCGACGTGTTTGTGGTCGAACAAAACTGCCCTTACCCTGAACTGGATGGCAACGATATTCTGCACGGAGTGCATCATTTGCTCGGTTATAAAAACGGTGAGCTGGTGGCGTGTACTCGTCTTCTCCCCGCAGGCACCACCTACGACAGCGTCAGTATTGGCCGTGTAGCGACCAAACATAACGCACGCGGTGGCGGTTTGGGGCACCAGCTGATGCAACAGTCGATTATGTATTGCCAGCAGTTGTGGCCGAATGAGGCGATTGAAATCGGCGCGCAGGAACACCTCAAACCTTTCTACCAGCAGCACGGTTTTGTGGTCACTTCCGAGATGTATCTGGAAGATGGCATTCCGCATGTCGATATGAAGCGAGCTTAA
- a CDS encoding DMT family transporter gives MTPASYAIVLLVVGNLLATLSDVAVKLIDGNVSPFQYMFLRQLFSLLMITPLWLMQRKTQRALAQPRITLARAHLILIGSGCMMVSITYLPLATANAVFYAAPLLMLPLSVWLLKEKPALAKVLGTLVGFVGVLVVLRPSQFHWAACFALGTALTLAFFNVLVRKLPAEQTVVTTLWWTTLLSLPVSLLLALLYWQPLTPTLAAYIFASSVCILGYNGLAVAAYRKAPAGQIALAEYSGLLFVTLIGMYAFAEYPDRVTWAGILLIVLPLFPWQSVFANLRHGRSLDQS, from the coding sequence GTGACGCCCGCGAGCTACGCGATCGTCCTATTGGTTGTCGGCAACCTGCTGGCAACCCTATCTGATGTCGCGGTGAAATTGATTGATGGCAACGTTTCACCATTTCAATACATGTTTCTCCGGCAGCTATTTTCACTATTGATGATCACGCCACTGTGGCTGATGCAGCGCAAAACACAACGAGCACTGGCCCAGCCGCGCATTACCTTAGCTCGAGCCCATCTGATCTTGATCGGCAGCGGCTGTATGATGGTTTCCATTACCTATTTACCGTTGGCGACCGCGAACGCCGTATTTTACGCCGCGCCACTATTAATGCTGCCCTTGTCAGTCTGGTTACTCAAAGAGAAGCCCGCGCTCGCAAAAGTACTGGGTACGCTGGTGGGATTTGTCGGTGTGTTGGTGGTATTGCGCCCTTCGCAGTTTCATTGGGCGGCCTGTTTTGCGCTCGGCACCGCGCTCACTCTGGCTTTCTTTAATGTGTTGGTGAGAAAACTGCCCGCTGAGCAGACGGTGGTGACCACTTTGTGGTGGACAACGCTGCTGTCGCTGCCTGTCTCCCTGCTGCTGGCGCTGCTCTATTGGCAACCACTCACGCCTACGCTCGCAGCGTACATATTCGCCAGCTCAGTGTGCATTTTGGGTTATAACGGCCTCGCGGTCGCGGCGTATCGAAAAGCACCCGCCGGACAAATCGCGTTAGCGGAATACTCGGGCTTGCTGTTTGTAACCTTGATTGGCATGTATGCTTTCGCCGAATACCCAGATCGTGTCACTTGGGCAGGCATCTTGCTGATTGTGTTGCCACTTTTCCCTTGGCAAAGCGTCTTTGCCAATCTGCGTCACGGGCGGAGCCTAGATCAAAGCTAG